Proteins encoded by one window of Octopus bimaculoides isolate UCB-OBI-ISO-001 chromosome 4, ASM119413v2, whole genome shotgun sequence:
- the LOC106874677 gene encoding solute carrier family 12 member 8: MGDSSSVGVAGYYFPISDGFLSWILCPHRSSTFLYVAIATVLGATCTRASLQGYYMIAEKVSVIGILFLAGLYISSISSCMGSLYGPPRVLQSIANENVIPAIKLLGQGKGANKVPVYALIVVTLVILLFVVVGDVNTLAPVVTTSFMFTYAAVCYSYFALAMSYDRRQQQDAKYSVKPVENTLKSELDGKESADYGSTHQSKQQTIHKDSFQRFATDLDKLFPERLTHRGQHHLARQQLDENSPTTPEEAVFDITTRHLEKQNADKVTDAKEDAGDTTKLLVEPKPAMVDQKGPNTEIHQQPQSWYSLLCNRWISLIGTFICIIVMFSIQWLYALGEILCFIGIYMYIGQATPGYFPGIAEFNLYDWIKRGCLVCLKGSQSGKEQYVVPPNTPAVQTFASQLTEDNEDFASRNRYHQSEVVKGENFDDYN, translated from the exons ATGGGTGATTCGAGTTCAGTTGGTGTTGCTGGTTATTATTTTCCTATCAGTGATGGATTTCTTAGTTGGATCCTTTGTCCACACAGATCCAG TACCTTCTTATATGTTGCTATTGCAACTGTTCTCGGGGCAACCTGCACAAGAGCTTCACTTCAGGGTTATTATATGATAGCAGAAAAG GTTTCCGTTATTGGAATTCTTTTTCTGGCTGGTTTATACATATCTTCAATTTCTTCATGTATGGGTAGTTTATATGGGCCACCTCGAGTTCTCCAGTCTATAGCCAATGAAAATGTTATTCCTGCCATCAAACTACTTGGTCAAGGG AAAGGTGCTAACAAGGTTCCTGTCTATGCTCTCATTGTGGTGACATTAGTGAttcttctgtttgttgttgtcgGTGATGTAAATACTTTGGCTCCGGTTGTCACTACCTCTTTCATGTTCACCTATGCTGCTGTTTGCTACTCCTACTTTGCACTAGCAATGAGCTATGACAGACGTCAGCAGCAAGATGCCAAGTACTCTGTAAAGCCTGTGGAGAACACTTTGAAATCAGAATTAGATGGTAAAGAATCAGCAGATTACGGTTCCACCCACCAATCTAAGCAACAGACTATACACAAAGATTCTTTCCAGCGTTTTGCTACTGACTTAGACAAGCTTTTCCCTGAACGCCTCACTCATCGTGGTCAACACCATCTTGCAAGGCAACAATTGGATGAAAATTCTCCTACTACACCTGAAGAAGCAGTTTTTGATATAACTACTAGacacttagaaaaacaaaatgcagatAAAGTTACTGATGCCAAAGAAGATGCAGGAGATACAACCAAACTTTTAGTGGAACCAAAACCTGCAAtgg ttgaccaaaaaggCCCCAATACAGAAATTCATCAACAACCCCAATCCTGGTACTCTTTGCTATGTAACCGTTGGATATCTTTAATAGGC ACTTTCATCTGtatcattgttatgttttcaatACAATGGCTATATGCTCTTGGagaaattttatgttttattggtatatatatgtatataggacagGCTACACCTGGCTATTTTCCTG GTATAGCTGAATTTAATTTATATGACTGGATTAAAAGAGGCTGTTTGGTATGTTTAAA GGGCAGTCAGTCAGGGAAAGAACAGTATGTGGTACCACCCAACACGCCAGCAGTCCAAACCTTTGCATCCCAGCTCACCGAAGACAATGAAGATTTTGCCAGTCGCAACCGCTATCACCAGTCAGAGGTAGTGAAGGGAGAAAACTTCGACGACTACAACTGA